The following coding sequences lie in one Halanaerobiaceae bacterium ANBcell28 genomic window:
- the fsa gene encoding fructose-6-phosphate aldolase — MKFFIDTANLDEIREIKDWGILSGVTTNPSLIAKEGDVEFEDVIKQITDMVPGPISAEVISLETEGMVEEGRKLAAIADNVVIKIPMTPAGLGAARILSDEGIKTNVTLVFSANQALLAARAGATYVSPFLGRLDDISQDGMQLVRDIVEIFSWFDIDTEIIAASIRHPFHALEAAKSGAHISTIPYNVFKSMVQHPKTDEGIEKFIADWESRS, encoded by the coding sequence ATGAAGTTTTTTATTGACACAGCTAATTTAGATGAGATTAGAGAAATTAAGGATTGGGGGATTTTATCAGGTGTTACTACTAATCCTAGTTTGATAGCTAAAGAGGGAGATGTAGAGTTTGAAGATGTAATTAAACAAATTACTGATATGGTACCTGGTCCAATTAGTGCAGAGGTTATTAGCCTTGAAACTGAAGGAATGGTTGAAGAAGGGCGCAAGCTAGCAGCTATTGCTGATAATGTAGTTATTAAAATTCCTATGACTCCTGCTGGTCTTGGAGCAGCTAGAATACTTTCTGATGAAGGAATTAAAACCAATGTAACTCTTGTTTTCTCAGCAAATCAAGCATTATTGGCAGCAAGAGCAGGCGCTACTTATGTTAGTCCATTTTTAGGCAGATTGGATGACATTAGTCAAGATGGTATGCAATTAGTTAGAGATATTGTTGAAATCTTTAGCTGGTTTGATATTGATACAGAAATTATTGCTGCCAGTATTCGCCATCCTTTCCATGCTCTTGAGGCAGCTAAGTCTGGTGCACATATTTCAACAATTCCTTATAATGTATTCAAAAGCATGGTACAACATCCAAAGACCGATGAAGGTATTGAAAAGTTTATTGCTGATTGGGAAAGTAGATCATAA
- a CDS encoding glycosyl hydrolase family 18 protein: MEKIAFYNKYKKYIITVLLIFILVPFFLITTSTVIYSANLDWAENHPWIRGVLLFLVSIIINNFIGENKEEVPDEPIFNENFDENIDDILDYSTNDNKRREVLGFHVNWLTHDANSYENLKTYNDHIDMVAPFWYTLMPDGSIQSRYGGYQHEVHTFASANNIKMIPLINNNQTNNMILVDPETRKKAVNSVVELVKQYDFDGVNIDFEFIPPWTRNGYTAFMEKLSEKLREMDKLVTISVFPKIDVPSDLHEAYDYAALAPLIDRMLIMTYDHHWSTGPAGPIAPIDWVERNIKYTLEYIPADKLMLGIANYGYDWSSSSERAPDLSEKRAHQLAKEMGVEIQWNNEFQTPYFNYIDDNGEEHEVWFENGNSAAFKFDLVNKYDLRGIGIWRLGNSDDRFWNNVERMLR; the protein is encoded by the coding sequence GTGGAGAAAATAGCTTTTTATAATAAATACAAAAAATACATTATAACTGTCCTGTTAATATTTATATTAGTACCTTTTTTCTTAATAACAACTAGTACCGTAATTTATAGTGCAAATCTAGACTGGGCTGAAAACCATCCCTGGATAAGAGGAGTATTACTTTTCCTAGTATCTATTATTATAAACAATTTTATCGGAGAAAACAAGGAAGAAGTTCCAGATGAGCCCATTTTTAATGAAAATTTTGACGAAAATATTGATGATATTCTAGATTACTCTACAAATGATAACAAACGTCGGGAAGTTTTAGGATTCCATGTAAACTGGCTAACACATGATGCTAATTCATATGAAAATTTAAAAACATATAATGATCATATTGATATGGTAGCCCCTTTTTGGTACACCTTGATGCCTGATGGCTCAATTCAATCTAGATATGGTGGCTATCAACATGAAGTACACACCTTTGCCAGTGCTAATAACATCAAAATGATACCATTAATTAATAACAATCAAACAAATAATATGATTTTAGTAGATCCTGAAACAAGGAAAAAAGCTGTCAATAGCGTAGTAGAACTAGTTAAACAATACGATTTTGACGGAGTAAATATTGACTTTGAATTCATTCCACCCTGGACTCGAAACGGTTACACTGCATTTATGGAGAAACTATCTGAAAAGTTAAGAGAAATGGACAAACTAGTTACAATATCAGTTTTCCCAAAAATAGATGTTCCTTCAGATCTTCATGAAGCATATGACTATGCAGCTTTAGCTCCACTAATTGATAGAATGCTTATTATGACTTATGACCATCACTGGTCAACTGGACCTGCAGGTCCAATAGCACCAATTGATTGGGTAGAAAGAAATATTAAATACACTTTAGAATATATACCAGCAGACAAACTAATGTTAGGAATAGCTAACTATGGCTATGATTGGTCTTCATCTTCAGAAAGAGCCCCTGATTTAAGTGAGAAAAGAGCACATCAATTAGCAAAAGAAATGGGCGTAGAAATACAATGGAATAACGAATTCCAAACTCCCTACTTTAACTATATAGATGACAACGGTGAAGAACATGAAGTTTGGTTTGAAAACGGTAACAGTGCTGCCTTCAAATTTGATTTGGTAAATAAGTATGATTTAAGAGGTATTGGAATATGGCGCTTAGGAAACTCTGATGATAGATTCTGGAATAATGTAGAACGTATGCTAAGATAG
- a CDS encoding permease has translation MKKFLMKNKLLVVVLLVYIGLFIFQTDKALESLNSSRYYIVEMLKIMPIIFILASLINVWVPKEVIVKYFGKDSGAKGVFFSFLLGSFSEGPIYAAFPVCKSLMNKGASIPNIVIIISSWAVIKVPMLINEAKFLGGRFMFTRWITTVIAIMLMSYIIRFFVSKKDIPELDKNKESVKNTVAIKKEYCIGCAACVRVAPENFVLKDGKAEIINKEFTKDLIKKSIENCPLTAIY, from the coding sequence ATGAAAAAGTTTTTAATGAAAAATAAATTACTTGTAGTAGTACTCTTAGTTTATATAGGATTGTTTATTTTTCAAACAGATAAGGCTTTAGAATCCCTTAATAGTAGTAGATATTATATTGTTGAGATGCTTAAGATAATGCCGATTATTTTTATTTTGGCTTCTCTAATAAATGTCTGGGTACCAAAGGAAGTGATTGTAAAATATTTTGGAAAGGATTCTGGAGCAAAAGGTGTATTTTTCTCTTTCCTATTAGGGAGTTTTTCTGAAGGTCCTATTTATGCAGCTTTTCCGGTCTGTAAGAGTTTGATGAATAAAGGAGCCAGCATCCCCAATATAGTGATTATAATTAGTAGTTGGGCAGTAATTAAGGTCCCCATGTTAATAAATGAGGCTAAGTTTTTAGGTGGTAGATTTATGTTTACAAGATGGATAACCACTGTAATTGCGATTATGCTTATGTCTTATATAATAAGATTTTTTGTAAGCAAAAAAGATATACCTGAATTAGATAAGAATAAAGAATCCGTTAAGAATACGGTGGCTATTAAAAAAGAGTATTGTATTGGCTGTGCTGCCTGTGTAAGAGTTGCTCCTGAGAATTTTGTTTTAAAAGATGGAAAGGCTGAGATTATTAATAAGGAGTTTACAAAAGATTTAATTAAAAAAAGTATTGAGAACTGTCCGCTTACTGCAATATATTAA
- a CDS encoding permease yields MSITILIFAVITLVSLIVSLVKDKKKTFDSMKGAKSMMGNLLSELIAILLLIGLVLTFIPTETISRFMGESNTLLSTIGSALVGTVTLIPAFVAFPLAGSLVDQGASLIPIAGFITTLTMVGFVTFPLERREFGLKFAISRNALSFVFAILIAMIMGVLL; encoded by the coding sequence ATGAGTATTACAATTTTAATTTTTGCTGTGATTACTCTAGTTTCATTAATAGTTTCATTAGTGAAGGATAAAAAGAAAACTTTTGATTCTATGAAAGGTGCTAAAAGCATGATGGGGAATTTACTAAGTGAGTTAATTGCAATACTACTATTGATAGGTCTTGTACTCACTTTTATTCCTACTGAAACAATATCGCGTTTTATGGGAGAGAGTAATACATTGCTTTCTACTATTGGATCAGCTCTTGTAGGAACAGTTACTTTGATTCCAGCATTTGTGGCTTTTCCCTTGGCTGGTTCTCTTGTTGATCAGGGTGCTAGCTTGATACCTATTGCTGGATTTATTACTACTTTGACTATGGTAGGTTTTGTTACTTTCCCTCTGGAGAGAAGAGAGTTTGGTTTAAAGTTTGCTATAAGTAGAAATGCATTAAGTTTTGTCTTTGCTATACTGATAGCTATGATTATGGGGGTGTTATTATAA
- a CDS encoding TetR/AcrR family transcriptional regulator produces the protein MARLSSEERRKEILDVVLKIIHEEGFYNLSIRNIAEKINISEAAIYRHFKNKKAIIDKLSDLIFQTPFWKKENTEGNLFDLLQIIMERQFSFLEENPYLTAIIFQEEIFREYTDIGEKIKECRKDKENTVLKIIEKGQERGEFKDDVNPLIFARLYMGAIRVSIINWRANNFSFSLDGEAEEICKELFKILK, from the coding sequence TTGGCAAGATTAAGCTCGGAAGAAAGAAGAAAAGAAATTCTTGATGTTGTTTTGAAAATAATTCATGAAGAAGGTTTTTATAATTTAAGTATTAGAAATATAGCAGAAAAAATTAATATTTCTGAAGCGGCTATATATCGTCATTTTAAAAATAAAAAAGCAATTATAGATAAGTTAAGTGACTTAATTTTTCAAACGCCTTTTTGGAAGAAAGAAAATACAGAAGGAAATTTATTTGATTTACTACAGATAATAATGGAGAGGCAGTTTTCTTTCTTAGAGGAAAATCCATATCTGACAGCTATTATTTTTCAGGAAGAAATATTTAGAGAGTACACTGATATTGGAGAAAAGATAAAAGAGTGTAGAAAAGATAAGGAAAATACAGTACTTAAAATTATAGAAAAAGGCCAAGAAAGAGGCGAGTTTAAAGATGATGTAAACCCTTTAATTTTTGCTCGTTTGTATATGGGGGCAATCAGAGTTTCGATAATAAACTGGAGAGCTAATAATTTTTCATTTAGTCTTGATGGGGAAGCTGAAGAGATTTGTAAGGAATTATTTAAGATATTAAAATAA
- a CDS encoding YkgJ family cysteine cluster protein, with protein MEEDLQRIMDISKSKEKENEEFRIFLKGCNHHQVDKIVHELNIKYSKEIDCTKCANCCKKLIPALSLDETKDIAKFLTLDYDEFSKKYIERETAGGFTFQGNSCPFLSDKKCSVYDCRPEACSSFPHLHKDNINHRLLNIINNNHLCPIIFNVLEDLKSIFLDKEDAV; from the coding sequence ATGGAAGAAGATTTGCAAAGAATTATGGACATATCAAAGTCTAAAGAAAAAGAAAATGAGGAATTTAGAATCTTCTTAAAGGGATGCAATCATCATCAGGTTGATAAAATTGTACATGAGTTAAACATAAAATACTCAAAAGAAATTGATTGTACTAAATGTGCTAATTGTTGCAAGAAGTTAATACCCGCTTTATCTTTAGATGAAACAAAGGATATTGCAAAATTTTTAACCCTAGATTATGATGAATTCTCAAAAAAATATATCGAAAGAGAAACAGCCGGGGGCTTTACCTTTCAAGGCAACTCTTGTCCTTTTCTCAGTGATAAAAAATGTTCAGTCTATGACTGTAGGCCCGAGGCCTGTAGTTCCTTTCCCCATTTGCATAAAGACAATATTAATCACAGATTACTTAATATAATAAATAATAATCATCTTTGTCCTATTATCTTTAATGTTCTAGAAGATTTAAAAAGTATATTTTTGGACAAAGAAGATGCTGTTTAA
- a CDS encoding cyclodeaminase/cyclohydrolase family protein: MTKRLASHNPPVPAGGSTIAINGLLGLSLLKLTYAVSKKTWEQELINQLNTEFAIEDSFLKAENIFIKAMDEDAIAFKKSIESKEILKDIIEIPLRIAGSSKNLHQQASKIEPHIKNTVLADHQIAKENLISSIKGGINIIESNYNFFDKNSAYIRETKNKIEKLKEYLKKR, translated from the coding sequence ATTACAAAAAGACTGGCTTCACATAATCCTCCTGTTCCAGCAGGGGGGTCCACGATAGCTATTAATGGTCTCTTAGGACTCTCACTATTAAAACTAACATATGCTGTAAGCAAAAAAACATGGGAGCAAGAACTTATTAATCAATTAAACACTGAATTTGCTATTGAGGATTCTTTTTTAAAAGCAGAAAATATCTTCATAAAAGCTATGGATGAAGATGCCATTGCTTTCAAAAAAAGCATTGAAAGCAAAGAGATTTTGAAAGATATAATAGAAATACCTTTAAGGATTGCAGGATCTTCAAAAAACTTGCATCAGCAAGCCAGTAAAATTGAACCCCATATAAAGAATACAGTTCTAGCAGATCATCAAATTGCTAAAGAAAATTTAATTTCAAGCATAAAGGGTGGAATCAATATTATAGAGAGTAATTATAATTTTTTTGATAAAAACTCTGCTTATATCAGAGAAACAAAAAATAAGATTGAGAAGCTAAAAGAATATTTAAAGAAAAGGTAG
- the grxC gene encoding glutaredoxin 3 has product MNKIQESKIEIYTLQRCPYCKKAKAFLKSKGLDYQEYNIDDKGIKLEMENRTGGAKTVPQIFIDDYSIGGFDDLMEMKRSGKLELILDMELDKNFQKKWDLLIIGAGPAGFNAALYSARKGLDVLMVSSDIGGQMADTGEVGNYLGMLDVTGSELIDDFYQHVMDYNVSMEIGETVKNIRKEDDKFFLETESEKELEAKAIIIATGASNRQLGVEGEKEFRGKGVHYCATCDGFLYAGKRVAVVGGGNSGLEASLDLANLSCNVVLVEFQDKLTGDRVLVDKVLNNDNIQVYTAYGVEEIKGDKKLDSIIIKNVNTEEKEKVDVEAVFVEIGLIPNNDFARDILKVNKVNEIVINENNETSIKGIWAAGDVTNIKDKQIIISAGEGAKAALRVSEYLTQH; this is encoded by the coding sequence ATGAATAAGATTCAAGAAAGCAAAATTGAAATATATACTTTGCAGCGCTGTCCTTATTGTAAGAAGGCAAAAGCATTTCTCAAAAGTAAAGGTCTAGATTACCAAGAATATAATATTGATGATAAGGGCATTAAACTTGAAATGGAGAACAGGACTGGTGGTGCAAAAACAGTACCACAAATATTTATAGATGATTATTCAATTGGTGGTTTTGATGACTTGATGGAAATGAAAAGAAGCGGAAAATTAGAGCTTATACTGGACATGGAACTTGATAAAAACTTTCAAAAGAAATGGGATCTACTGATTATCGGTGCTGGCCCGGCTGGCTTTAATGCAGCCTTATATTCGGCCAGAAAAGGTCTGGATGTTTTAATGGTATCTTCAGATATAGGCGGACAGATGGCTGATACAGGTGAAGTTGGTAATTATCTAGGTATGCTTGATGTTACAGGATCAGAATTAATAGATGATTTTTATCAACACGTCATGGACTATAATGTATCTATGGAAATTGGAGAGACAGTAAAGAATATAAGAAAAGAAGATGATAAATTCTTTCTTGAAACTGAAAGTGAGAAAGAGCTTGAGGCAAAAGCTATTATTATTGCCACTGGTGCTAGTAATCGTCAGCTAGGTGTAGAAGGAGAAAAAGAGTTTAGAGGAAAAGGTGTTCATTATTGTGCCACCTGTGATGGCTTCTTGTATGCAGGTAAGCGTGTAGCAGTAGTTGGAGGAGGCAACTCCGGTCTGGAAGCTAGTCTGGATCTGGCGAACTTATCCTGCAATGTTGTCTTAGTGGAATTTCAAGATAAACTTACAGGGGATCGAGTTCTAGTTGATAAGGTATTAAACAATGATAATATTCAGGTATATACAGCTTATGGAGTAGAAGAAATAAAAGGTGATAAGAAGCTTGACTCTATAATAATTAAAAATGTAAATACTGAAGAGAAAGAAAAAGTTGATGTAGAGGCAGTTTTTGTTGAAATAGGTTTAATACCTAATAACGATTTTGCAAGAGATATTTTAAAAGTAAATAAAGTAAATGAAATTGTAATTAATGAAAATAATGAAACCAGTATTAAAGGAATATGGGCTGCAGGAGATGTTACTAACATTAAGGATAAACAGATAATAATTTCTGCTGGTGAAGGAGCTAAAGCAGCTTTGCGAGTTAGTGAGTATTTAACACAACACTAA
- a CDS encoding cyclase family protein produces the protein MWKGKKIYDISMEISPEMPVYKGRQEKKPEFKVLNDYSTADSYESSITFNMHTGTHLDAPLHMIKDGATIDEFLKEEFFYDSQVLDLTNLDDKVKAEDLKKFDIKEGSFILLKTKNSYEDREEDFIFLAEDAAEHLIEQDVKGIGIDSLGIERSQEGHPTHKKLLSNEIFILEGLRLRGIEEGQYTLGLFPLNIQGVEATLCRAILLEL, from the coding sequence ATGTGGAAGGGAAAAAAGATTTATGATATTTCTATGGAAATAAGTCCTGAGATGCCTGTTTATAAGGGCCGCCAGGAAAAGAAACCGGAGTTTAAGGTCTTAAATGATTATTCTACAGCTGATTCCTATGAAAGTAGTATTACTTTTAATATGCACACTGGTACTCATCTTGATGCTCCTCTGCATATGATAAAAGATGGTGCTACTATAGATGAATTTCTGAAAGAAGAATTCTTTTATGATAGTCAAGTACTGGATTTGACTAATCTGGATGATAAAGTTAAGGCAGAGGATTTAAAGAAATTTGATATAAAAGAAGGTAGTTTTATCTTGCTAAAGACTAAAAATTCTTATGAGGATAGGGAAGAAGATTTTATCTTTCTAGCCGAAGATGCTGCTGAGCACTTGATTGAACAGGATGTAAAGGGTATAGGGATTGACTCTTTGGGAATAGAACGTTCTCAAGAAGGTCATCCTACTCATAAAAAATTATTATCTAATGAGATTTTTATTTTAGAGGGATTAAGATTGAGGGGAATTGAAGAGGGGCAATATACTCTAGGCTTATTTCCCTTGAATATTCAAGGAGTAGAAGCTACACTTTGCAGGGCGATACTACTTGAACTTTAA
- the zwf gene encoding glucose-6-phosphate dehydrogenase, whose protein sequence is MAIDITNESFDFIIFGATGDLTHRKLLPAFYNLYRQGQLPDNLNIYAIGRRDKNDQIYREEARNAVIEHSRFDFKEDSWDEFAAKIKYLKFDISQDEGYQVLKQEFNENYRQIYYLAVSPDYFSLIVDKLDEHDMLKNREKNSRLVIEKPFGHNLESAINLNEKISSVFPEEDIYRIDHYLGKEMLQNIMVLRFANSIFEAIWNNKFIDNIQIISNELGGVGDRGGYYDQSGALRDMLQNHILQLLSLTAMEAPGSMDNEAVRNEKVKVLKALEIEDDKLEDYTVRGQYDSGMIDGEQVVSYRGESRTADESNTETFVAVKTFINNLRWADVPFYLKTGKRTTRKSTEVIVEFKEAAHPAYQSKVSSLMPNLLVIRIQPQEGVFFQFNAKHPGTDTKIVPVQMDFCQNCQLGENSPEAYERLLFEVMKGDSTLFTRWDEVEYSWRFVDKIAKLWQEKEPEFPNYKAGSNGPKEANELLERDGRKWWDINDLAAEDGII, encoded by the coding sequence ATGGCTATAGATATTACAAATGAATCATTTGATTTTATTATTTTTGGAGCTACAGGTGATTTAACTCATCGAAAGTTATTGCCAGCTTTCTATAATTTATATCGGCAAGGACAATTACCTGATAATCTAAATATATATGCTATAGGTAGAAGGGATAAAAATGATCAAATATATAGGGAAGAAGCAAGAAATGCAGTTATAGAACATTCTAGGTTTGATTTTAAGGAAGATAGCTGGGATGAATTTGCTGCAAAAATTAAGTATCTAAAATTTGATATAAGTCAAGATGAAGGTTATCAAGTATTAAAACAAGAATTTAATGAAAATTATAGGCAGATATATTATCTAGCTGTTTCACCAGATTATTTTTCCTTGATAGTAGATAAACTAGATGAGCATGATATGCTTAAAAATAGGGAGAAGAATAGTAGACTTGTTATTGAGAAACCTTTTGGTCATAATCTAGAATCAGCCATAAATTTGAATGAAAAAATAAGTTCTGTTTTCCCTGAAGAAGATATCTATAGAATAGATCATTATTTGGGAAAAGAGATGTTACAAAATATCATGGTACTGAGATTTGCTAATAGTATTTTTGAAGCAATTTGGAATAATAAATTTATTGATAATATCCAGATTATATCGAATGAACTAGGTGGAGTGGGTGACCGTGGAGGTTATTATGATCAGTCTGGCGCACTTAGGGATATGTTGCAAAATCATATTTTACAATTATTAAGTCTTACTGCAATGGAAGCACCTGGTTCAATGGATAATGAAGCGGTAAGAAATGAAAAAGTTAAGGTTTTGAAAGCCTTAGAAATTGAGGATGATAAACTGGAGGACTATACTGTCAGGGGGCAGTATGATAGTGGTATGATAGATGGAGAACAAGTAGTATCCTATCGGGGTGAATCCAGAACTGCTGATGAGTCTAATACTGAAACTTTTGTGGCTGTAAAAACATTCATTAATAATCTTCGTTGGGCAGATGTACCTTTCTACTTGAAAACTGGTAAAAGAACAACACGCAAATCTACAGAGGTTATTGTGGAGTTTAAAGAAGCAGCTCATCCTGCATATCAAAGTAAAGTATCATCTTTAATGCCAAATCTTTTAGTTATTAGGATCCAGCCTCAAGAAGGTGTTTTCTTTCAGTTTAATGCCAAACACCCTGGAACAGACACGAAAATTGTACCAGTACAAATGGACTTTTGCCAAAACTGTCAATTAGGGGAAAATTCTCCTGAAGCTTATGAGCGACTACTATTTGAAGTTATGAAAGGAGATTCTACTTTGTTTACTCGTTGGGATGAGGTAGAGTATTCCTGGAGATTTGTTGATAAGATTGCAAAGCTATGGCAGGAAAAGGAGCCTGAGTTTCCCAATTACAAGGCAGGTAGCAATGGGCCTAAAGAAGCGAATGAACTCTTGGAAAGAGATGGTCGTAAGTGGTGGGATATTAACGATCTGGCTGCTGAGGATGGTATTATTTGA
- the gndA gene encoding NADP-dependent phosphogluconate dehydrogenase — protein sequence MKNKCDIGVIGLAVMGQNLVLNMESSGYNVAVYNRTKETTEKFLEKRTQGKNIYPGFDIEEFLALLSRPRKVMLMVKSGKPVDYVIDSMLPYLEEGDIIIDGGNSHFTDTDRRYKELAEKGISFLGTGISGGEYGALHGPSIMPGGDQEAYQQVAEIFEDIAAKTDHGSCVTYLGKKSAGHYVKMIHNGIEYGVMQVIAEIYDFMRKMMDLSAEEMSSIFEEWNEYHQSYLLEITHEILKRVDPETEKPIVDIILDEARQKGTGKWSVQESLELGVFIPTITAAVNARNISAYKQERLSFSKVFNAPESKKLDRDFLNVLEDALYLGVVNAYAEGMTLLQEASQEYNYSLPLGEVARIWENGCIIRSAFLEDVYEVYKDNYKITSMILSKEFRYNFQEKIPQLRLMLIAAKERGIPVPAMSATLDYFDSLRSVELPTNLIQAQRDYFGAHTYLRRDKEGTFHTEWQDIKNV from the coding sequence ATGAAGAATAAATGTGATATAGGAGTTATTGGGCTGGCAGTTATGGGCCAGAACCTTGTTCTGAATATGGAGTCTAGTGGATATAATGTGGCTGTATATAATAGGACTAAAGAAACTACAGAGAAATTTCTTGAGAAACGTACCCAGGGTAAAAATATTTATCCAGGCTTTGACATAGAAGAATTTTTAGCTTTATTAAGTCGTCCTCGTAAAGTCATGCTAATGGTTAAGTCAGGTAAGCCTGTGGATTATGTGATTGATTCTATGTTACCTTATTTAGAAGAAGGAGACATTATTATAGATGGTGGTAATTCACACTTTACAGATACTGACCGTAGGTATAAAGAACTGGCTGAAAAGGGGATTAGTTTTCTTGGTACAGGAATAAGCGGAGGGGAGTATGGTGCCTTACATGGTCCTTCGATTATGCCTGGTGGCGATCAAGAAGCCTATCAACAAGTAGCAGAAATTTTTGAAGATATAGCTGCCAAAACAGATCATGGTTCTTGTGTAACATATTTGGGTAAGAAATCTGCTGGGCATTATGTAAAGATGATTCATAATGGAATTGAATATGGAGTAATGCAAGTAATAGCAGAAATTTATGATTTTATGCGTAAGATGATGGATTTGTCTGCAGAAGAAATGAGTAGTATTTTTGAGGAATGGAATGAGTATCATCAATCATATTTATTAGAGATAACTCATGAAATTTTGAAGAGAGTTGACCCCGAAACTGAAAAACCAATAGTCGATATTATATTAGATGAAGCCAGACAAAAAGGTACTGGAAAATGGAGTGTGCAAGAGTCACTAGAGTTAGGTGTTTTTATCCCAACTATAACGGCTGCTGTGAATGCCAGAAATATATCAGCTTATAAACAGGAACGTCTAAGTTTTAGCAAAGTTTTTAATGCACCTGAGAGCAAGAAACTTGATAGGGATTTTCTGAATGTACTGGAAGATGCACTGTATTTAGGAGTAGTAAATGCATATGCTGAAGGAATGACTTTATTACAGGAAGCTTCTCAGGAATATAATTACTCATTACCCTTAGGTGAAGTGGCTAGAATATGGGAAAATGGCTGTATTATTCGCTCTGCTTTTTTGGAGGATGTATATGAGGTTTATAAAGATAATTACAAAATTACTAGTATGATATTATCTAAAGAATTCAGGTATAATTTTCAGGAGAAGATACCTCAATTGCGCTTAATGCTAATTGCCGCTAAAGAAAGAGGAATCCCTGTACCGGCAATGTCAGCTACTCTTGATTATTTTGATAGTTTACGCTCTGTAGAATTACCTACAAATCTGATACAGGCGCAAAGAGATTATTTTGGTGCTCATACCTATCTGCGTAGAGATAAAGAAGGCACATTTCATACAGAGTGGCAGGATATAAAAAATGTTTAA